From the genome of Agromyces badenianii:
CGAGGTCGTCCCGCTCCTGCGTGCGTTCGTCGACGGTCCGGCGAAGCTCGGCGATGCGCGCGTCGAGTTCGTCGAGCACCCGCTCGGCCTCACCCGCGCGTGCCTCCGACTCCCGAGCCTCCCGTTCGGCGTGTTCGGCGCGCTCCCGAGCCTCCCGCGCCTCTGCGGCGGCCCGGGCGCGCTGCTCCGCCTTCGAGGCATCGGCATCTCCGCGGCGCGGAGCTCTCGCCCCCGGTGCCTGCGACCCGCTCTCCCCTGACGACCCGCGCGCCTCGCGCGCCTCGCGCGACCCGCTCGCCCCGCTCGCCGCACCGCCGCCCCGCGACGCCGGCACGGCCTGCCCGGCACCGCCCGCGACCGCGCCATCGAGGTCGACCTCGCGCCCGACGGCCTCGAGGCCGCGCACGAGCCGGCCGCTGCGCACGGCGTCGGCGGCAGCGGCATCCGACATCGCAGCCTGCATGGTCTGCGCGACCTCGTCGAGCACCGGGCCGCGCACCGGGTTGCCGAGCTCCTCGGCGAGTTCGCCGGCGTCGCGGGCGAGCGCCGCGACGAGCTGACGGCGCTGCCGGGCGAACTGCGCGAGCGTCTCGGCGTCGAGCCCGTCTTGCGCGTCGCGAAGCCGCGCGCCGAGCTCGACGATCGAGTCGACCTGCTCGGTGCGCCGGCGCGCGAGCTGATTGACGAGCCACGCGGCGGGCGAGGGCCGGCGCAGCGCCTGGACGGCCGCCGCGAGTTCGCGGTCATCGGCCTTCGCCGCCTTGGCCTCGTCGTTGCGCGCCGCGGTGAACTCGTCGGGGAGCAATGCGTACAACTCCTCGGCGACATCGATCAGGGTTCGCGCGGGCACGCACTCATCCTCGCCGATCGGATGCCGCCGAGGAAGGACCCCTGCTGCGGTGATCGAGCGCCCTCGGGCGGCGAGGAGAGGGGCGTGCCCGAGGGCCCGCCCCCAGGCGTAACCGTGCCCGAGACTGCCCCCGTGCCGCGATGTAATGGGTGCATGCGAATCGTCGTGCTCACGGGTGCCGGCATCTCGGCCGAGAGCGGGGTGCCGACGTTCCGCGACTCGGGCGGCCTCTGGGAGGGGCACCGCGTCGAGGACGTCGCCACGCCTGAGGGCTTCGCGCGCGACGCCGACACGGTGCAGCGCTTCTACGATGGGCGCCGGCACGCGGTCGCGGCCGTCGTGCCGAATCCGGCGCACGAGGCGCTCGCCCGCCTCGAGACACGACTCGGCGACGAGCTGTTGATCGTCACGCAGAACGTCGACGACCTGCACGAGCGCGCCGGCTCGAGCCGGGTCGTGCACATGCACGGCGAACTCGGGTCGGCGCTCTGCGCCGCGTGCGGCACGAGGTCGCCGGTCGCCGCCGATCTCGTCGAGCGGCCGCCGTGCGGTTCCTGCGGTGAGCGGATGCTGCGTCCCGACATCGTCTGGTTCGGCGAGATGCCCTACGAGCTCGATCGCATCGATGCCGCGCTCGCGGCCTGCGAGCGCTTCGTGGCCATCGGCACCTCGGGTGCGGTGTACCCGGCTGCGGGATTCGTGTGGACGGCAGCCGAGCGCGGCGCCGCCACGCTCGAGCTCAACCTCGCGCGGAGCGAGGTCTCGTCGCTCTTCGATGAGGTGCGGCTGGGTGCGGCGAGCGTGCTCGTGCCCGAGTGGGTCGACGAGGTGCTCGGCACGGCCTCCTGAGCCGCGTTCATCGCCGTAACCGAGGCGTTCGCCGCGGCCGTGAGGCCGTGTCCCCGGCGTCGAAGCGCACTCGAGCGCTCAGCCGCTCAAGCCGCTCAGCCGCTCAAGCCGCTCAGCCGCTCACCGCGCCGAGTGCCGTGACCAGCGCATCGAGCGCGGGTCGCTGGCCGGCCACGAGCAGCTCGCGGGCCTCGGCGACGGGCATCCAGCGCGCCTCGTCGACCTCGGGGAACTCCTGGCGGCGTCCTGATCGCGGCGGCCATTCGAGTTCGAAGGTGTTCGAGCGCACCTCGGCGACGTCGAACCCGGGTGCCCGGCCCGCGAACACCCGCACGAGCTTGCCCGACGAGTAACGGAAGTCGCCGAGATCGAGGTAGTCGGCGTCGGGCGGCCGCACGCCGATCTCCTCGGCGAACTCGCGCTGCGCAGCCGCGAGCGGTGCTTCACCGTCGGTGTACTCGCCCTTGGGGATCGACCACGCGCCCGCCTGCTTCCGCGCCCAGAACGGGCCGCCCATGTGCGCGACGAACACCTCCAACCCCGGCCGCTCACGGAAGAGCAGCAGCCCCGCACTCGTCACCGGCATCGTCCGCCTCCCGTGTCGATCGTGCCCCGGGGTAGCGTGGTGGGAGGCATCACGCGAAGGAGGAGCCCATGGCACACATCGTCATCATCGGCGGTCACGGCAAGGTCGCCCTGCGACTCGAGCAACTGCTCGCCGAGCGCGGCGACGAGGTCGACGCGATCATCCGCAATCCCGACCACGCCGCCGACGTGACGGCCGCCGGAGCGAATCCGGTCGTCGCCGACATCGAGCAGCTCGACGTCGACGGCCTCGCCGAGCTCCTGAGCGGGCACGACGCGGTGGTCTGGTCGGCGGGCGCGGGCGGCGGCAACCCCGAGCGCACCGACGCCGTCGACCGCGACGCCGCCATCAGGTCGATGACCGCGGCGGAGCGCGCGGGCGTGCGCCGATACGTCATGGTGTCGTACTTCGGATCGCCCGATCACACCGTGCCCGAGGGCCACTCCTTCCGCGCCTACGCCGAAGCGAAGGCGGCGGCCGACGAACACCTCGTGTCCACCGCGCTCGACTGGACCATCCTCGGACCCAGCGGCCTGACCGACGGCGAGGGCACGGGTCGCATCGACGTCGACGCGAGCGAGAGCGGCACGGTCGATCGAGCGGATGTCGCCGCGGTCGCGGCCGCGGTGCTCGATCGGCCGAACACGGTGCGCCGCACCATCCGGTTCAACGGCGGCGGGACGCCGATCGCCGAAGCGCTCGGCTGACCGCCCGCGTGCGGTCAGGGCTCGCGTGGTCGTCGCACCAATGACCACAGCGCGGCGAGCAGGAGCCCCCCGCCGACCACGCCGATCGCTCCGAGCATCGACCACAGTACGAATTCCGTCGACATCGCCCACCTCCGCGTCTCGGCTACATTCTGCCCGCGGCCCGGCTCGACCGCCAGCATCCAACGTGGGGTCGGCCTCGCCGGTGTCGGTCCTGCCGGTGTCGGCGGGCACCGCTCACGTGCGCGGGTGCCGCGTCAAGCGGTTGACGGATGTCGCGGCCGCCGCACACGCTGGAGGCATCCCTACCGCGGAGGCATCATGACCGACCCACGAGACACGACGCAGCGACACGACTCCGGGGGCATCGTCGACACCGGCGCCCACGCCGAGGAGCCGCACAACGCGGCCGACGACATGGAGACGGCCGAGAAGGATGCCGCCGAGGAGGCGGCATCGCACGACGACGACCCGAACGACCTCGAAGCCGACAACTCGGTCGAGGCCGACTCCATCGAGACCCTCGACCCCGACAACCCGCCGGCCTAGTCGTCGGCGCGGCGAACGAGTTGTGCGATGACTCGCGGCGATGCCGACCGCCCGCTGTCGGCAGTGCTGCCCTGAGCAGCGCGGCGCCGCGGCATCCGTGACTCTTCAGGTCGTTGCCGTCGGCGAGCGCACGGCTCGTCATGCCAAAATGTGTCGGTGACCCGCCTGACCGACCCGACCGCGCACCACGCGACTCGTCGGCGCAGTCGGTGGCTGCCGCTCGTGTGGGCGGTGCCGGCCGCGGTCGCCGTGCTCGCGGCGGTCGTGCTGTTCGCGATCTGGTTGCGCGCCCAGCCGCAGGTGCAGGAGTTCATCGCGCGATACCCCGGCACGACGCCGCTGCCCGAGGGCTCGCCGGTCGGCCTCCCGGCCTGGCTCGGCTGGCAGCACTTCCTGAACGCGTTCTTCCTCGTGCTGCTCGTGCGCTCCGGGCTGCTGCTGCGCAAGGGAGGCCGGCCCCCGGCCCGCTGGGTGCGAAACAACGACGGGCTCGTTCGCACCAAGAACCCGCCGTGGAAGATCAGCATCAACCTTTGGTTGCACTTCACCGTCGACGCGCTCTGGGTGCTCAACGGCATCGTCTTCATCGTGCTGCTCTTCGCGACCGGGCAGTGGGTGCGCATCGTGCCGACGAGCCCCGACATCTGGCCGAACGCACTGTCGGCGGCGCTGCAGTACGCCTCGCTCGACTGGCCGGTCGAGCATGCCTGGGTGAACTACAACAGCCTGCAGGTGCTCAGCTACTTCGCGATCGTCTTCGTCGTCGCTCCGCTCGCCGTGATCACGGGCCTGCGTCTCTCGTCGGTGTGGCCGCAACGCGCCGAACGGCTGAACCGCGTATACCCGTCGTCGCTCGCCAAGGCCGTGCACTACCCGGTGATGCTCGTCTTCGTGGCGTTCATCATCGTGCACGTCGCGCTCGTGTTCGCGACCGGCGCGCTGCGCAACCTCGATGCGATGTACGCGAGCCGCGACGATGCGTCGTGGCTCGGCTTCGCCGTCTTCGCGGTGTCGCTCGCGGTGATGGTCGCGGGCTGGTTCGCCGTGCGCCCCGAGGTTCTGAAGCCCATCGCGAGCCGCATGGGCACCGTCACTCGCTGAGCCGGGTAGGTAAGGCTCGCCTCAGAAAAAAGTGGCGATGATCTGCGAAAACCCGTCCGATTCCTGCTGCGCGATCGACGCCCGCGGGCGTACCATCGCCGATAACGCACGACCGCTCATCGCACTGGAGGTCACCATGAGCATGACGCTCGACGATCTGCCCGCCGTCGCCGAATGCTCGGTGGCCGGCTGTTCGTACAACGATCATTCGCACTGCCACGCGGCCGCGGTCACGATCGGCGGCTCGGTCGGCGATGCCGAGTGCGCCACGTTCATTCCGCTCGGCAGGAAGGGCGGCCTCGACAAGGTGCTCACGCACGTCGGGGCGTGTCAACGGGCCGAGTGCGTGCACAACTCCTCGCTCGAGTGCACGGCGCCCTCGGTGCGCATCGGCGCCGGTGCCGACGATGCCGACTGCCTCACCTACGAGCCGCGCTGAACCCCTCAACCCACGCGGTCGGCGGGTGCCTCGCTGAACTGGCACGACGTGGCTGAGAGCCGCCCGTCGGGATCGAGTCGCGCGAGCACGGCGCCGGCGATGTCGTAGAGCTGCTCGAGCTGCTCGGGGGCGAGCGCGTCGAGCACGTTCGCGCGCACGGTTTCGACGTGGCCCGGCGCTGCAGCCGAGATCACGTCGAGACCCGCCTCGGTGACCGTGGCGTTGGTCGCGCGGCGGTCTTCGGGGCAGGGGAAGCGCTCGATGAGCCCGCGTTCCTCGAGTCGCCGGGCGACGTGCGAGAGGCGAGGCAGCGTCGCATTCGTGCGTGATGCGAGCTCGGTCATGCGCATGGTGCGCGCCGGTGCCGCGGCGAGTGCCATGAGCGCGGCGTACTCGAAATGCGTCAGTCCGGCGTCGCGCAGCAACTGCGCGTCGAGCGCGCCGGGCAGCAGCTCGGTGAGCGCCACGAGGCGCACCCAGGCGGCCGACTCCTCAGGCGCGAGCCACCTCGTCTCATCCGTCATGTCAGCAGTCTATCGCAATGGTTGACGCAACAACTGAACGCGCGTAGGGTGATAGTTGTCGAAACAAGTAATCGCGTCGAATGGCGCGGGGAGGAATGACATGACGACCGTCAGCATCATCGGAAACGGCAACATGGGCACGGCCATCGGAGGCATCGTGGCCGCGGGCGGAAACACCGTCGAGTTCATCGGGCGCGACAGCGCCGAGCCGATCACGGGCGACATCGTGGTGCTCGCCGTGCCGCACCCCGCGCTCGCCGAGATCGTGGCATCCCGCGGTGCCGAGCTCGCCGGCAAGATCGTCGTCGACATCACGAACCCGCTCGACTTCGCGACCTTCGACGGGCTCGTGGTTCCCGCCGACGGGTCGGCTGCGAACGAGCTCGCCGATGCCCTGCCCGACTCGACGGTGCTGAAGGCGTTCAACACGAACTTCGCCGCGACCCTCGCTGCGAAGACCATCGGCTCGAACCCGACCACGGTGCTCATCGCCGGTGACGACGACGACGCGAAGCAGGCCCTCGCCGAGGTCGTGCGAGCGGGCGGCGTGGCCGCGGTCGACGCGGGCCGTCTCTCCCGGGCACGTGAGCTCGAGGCCATCGGCTTCCTGCAGCTTACGCTTGCCGTGCAGGAGAAGGTCGGCTGGAACGCCGGGCTCGCGCTCGTCGCCTGACCCGGACCGCGTCGGAGTGCGGGATCGCGTCGGAGTGCGCGAATCGTGTCGGAGGCACGCGATCCGCGTCCTCCGACACGAGCGGCTCACTCCGACGGGCTGGATTCCCGGCGC
Proteins encoded in this window:
- a CDS encoding transposase; the protein is MPARTLIDVAEELYALLPDEFTAARNDEAKAAKADDRELAAAVQALRRPSPAAWLVNQLARRRTEQVDSIVELGARLRDAQDGLDAETLAQFARQRRQLVAALARDAGELAEELGNPVRGPVLDEVAQTMQAAMSDAAAADAVRSGRLVRGLEAVGREVDLDGAVAGGAGQAVPASRGGGAASGASGSREAREARGSSGESGSQAPGARAPRRGDADASKAEQRARAAAEAREARERAEHAEREARESEARAGEAERVLDELDARIAELRRTVDERTQERDDLEERLAKVEVELADAERELRPLGRERERAARSAREARAAADESRAALD
- a CDS encoding NAD-dependent deacylase translates to MRIVVLTGAGISAESGVPTFRDSGGLWEGHRVEDVATPEGFARDADTVQRFYDGRRHAVAAVVPNPAHEALARLETRLGDELLIVTQNVDDLHERAGSSRVVHMHGELGSALCAACGTRSPVAADLVERPPCGSCGERMLRPDIVWFGEMPYELDRIDAALAACERFVAIGTSGAVYPAAGFVWTAAERGAATLELNLARSEVSSLFDEVRLGAASVLVPEWVDEVLGTAS
- a CDS encoding NUDIX domain-containing protein translates to MPVTSAGLLLFRERPGLEVFVAHMGGPFWARKQAGAWSIPKGEYTDGEAPLAAAQREFAEEIGVRPPDADYLDLGDFRYSSGKLVRVFAGRAPGFDVAEVRSNTFELEWPPRSGRRQEFPEVDEARWMPVAEARELLVAGQRPALDALVTALGAVSG
- a CDS encoding NAD(P)H-binding protein, coding for MAHIVIIGGHGKVALRLEQLLAERGDEVDAIIRNPDHAADVTAAGANPVVADIEQLDVDGLAELLSGHDAVVWSAGAGGGNPERTDAVDRDAAIRSMTAAERAGVRRYVMVSYFGSPDHTVPEGHSFRAYAEAKAAADEHLVSTALDWTILGPSGLTDGEGTGRIDVDASESGTVDRADVAAVAAAVLDRPNTVRRTIRFNGGGTPIAEALG
- a CDS encoding cytochrome b/b6 domain-containing protein, whose product is MTDPTAHHATRRRSRWLPLVWAVPAAVAVLAAVVLFAIWLRAQPQVQEFIARYPGTTPLPEGSPVGLPAWLGWQHFLNAFFLVLLVRSGLLLRKGGRPPARWVRNNDGLVRTKNPPWKISINLWLHFTVDALWVLNGIVFIVLLFATGQWVRIVPTSPDIWPNALSAALQYASLDWPVEHAWVNYNSLQVLSYFAIVFVVAPLAVITGLRLSSVWPQRAERLNRVYPSSLAKAVHYPVMLVFVAFIIVHVALVFATGALRNLDAMYASRDDASWLGFAVFAVSLAVMVAGWFAVRPEVLKPIASRMGTVTR
- a CDS encoding DUF1540 domain-containing protein → MSMTLDDLPAVAECSVAGCSYNDHSHCHAAAVTIGGSVGDAECATFIPLGRKGGLDKVLTHVGACQRAECVHNSSLECTAPSVRIGAGADDADCLTYEPR
- a CDS encoding MarR family winged helix-turn-helix transcriptional regulator gives rise to the protein MTDETRWLAPEESAAWVRLVALTELLPGALDAQLLRDAGLTHFEYAALMALAAAPARTMRMTELASRTNATLPRLSHVARRLEERGLIERFPCPEDRRATNATVTEAGLDVISAAAPGHVETVRANVLDALAPEQLEQLYDIAGAVLARLDPDGRLSATSCQFSEAPADRVG
- a CDS encoding NADPH-dependent F420 reductase — translated: MTTVSIIGNGNMGTAIGGIVAAGGNTVEFIGRDSAEPITGDIVVLAVPHPALAEIVASRGAELAGKIVVDITNPLDFATFDGLVVPADGSAANELADALPDSTVLKAFNTNFAATLAAKTIGSNPTTVLIAGDDDDAKQALAEVVRAGGVAAVDAGRLSRARELEAIGFLQLTLAVQEKVGWNAGLALVA